TGTCAACAATGGGTGACTGGTCTCTACCTACAAGTCTGTAGGGCTGCTGCGGCCCTGTGCCTGTGAGGACATAAATGGATGAAGGAGACCTTCAGAGAAGCAGTGGCTTTGGTGAAAGGCTGTGAGCAGGTGCGGTGTGGAGAGGCTTTACCTCTTGCCAGCTCTGCACACCTGTCCTCAGCAGCAAATGGAGCTTCCGACAGGCCCAGGGCCCTGAGCTCCAGGCAGGCCAGGAAAGCTGAGAAGCCACTGTGCGATTGCTCTGGGAGCCCTGggccttcccctccctctccttcttcccttcctttgtttttctttctttctttctttttttttttttagatttatttatttattatgcatacagcatgtatgactgcaggccagaagagggcaccagatctcattacagatggttgtgagccaccatgtgggtgctgggaattgaactcaggacctctggaagagcagtctgtgctcttaactgctgagccatctctccagcccccttcccttccctttttgaaaaagtaaaatactACTTTTAAGAGTAGTTTTAGGCTTGTGGAAGAAGGATGATTAAGTATGGAGTTCCCGCATGCTTCTGCCTGCTCCAACAGActcctcctccacatcctctAACAGTGCTACATTTGTTCTAGTGAGGGACCTCAGGTTCTTAGCTGACACATGATCATCAGAAGTCCAGTTCACACAAGGGTCTCCACTTGCACACATACAGTGACACCCAGCTACTGCTACAGTCTCCCACAGAGCGGTGTCCTCGCCTCCGCCTCCGTATCCCCGACCCTGGCACCCACCAACCTCACCACTGTCTTTCCATCTCTGTTCTTTTGTCTTTCCCAGGGTGACTAGATGGAATCCTGCACCGCTTCCTTCCCAGACTGGCCACTCCCGCCTCCCTTCTATTGATTTCCTTGCTTCCAACAGCATCGCCCTTGCCAGGTCACAAATAAGGAAACCACAgggtagagagatggcacagcctGCCCACGGTCACCCAGTTAGTAAGTGGCAGAGCCAGAGTCCAAGCCCAGACCTCCCAGTCTTGTTCACTTGGCCCCTACATCTCTGTGATTAGTTTTACTGGCTAGGAAACAACAGAGGTACACCAGGCAGCAGCCTGGACTTCACAGCTCCTGGCTGCAGCCTCAGACTCCATGAGGAAGCAAGAGCTGAGGACTGATGGAGAGACATGCCTGGCCTACAGTGCTGGCTCCCCAGCTGAGCAGGTGAAGGCCCTTGTGGATCTGCTGGCTGGGAAGGGCTGTCGGTTACTACAGGCCCTAACAAAATGCCAGACTCCCCTCTGGGATCCCAGAGCAATGGTAAGTCTTCCATGGGGTGGAAGGAGGGGGGTACCTGAACCCTCCCACCTTGCCCTGGGACCTTACCTCTTTTGTCCTGTGTCTTGCAGACTCAAGGATACGGAGGTACTGTGAGGCCCTGCTGAGCAGGGTGGGAAATGACCCAGAACTGGGCAGCCCCTCACAGCGCCTGGCCAGCCTCCTGCTGGTAGAGGGCCTGACAGACCTGCAGCTACGGGAGCATGACTTCACACAGGTGGAGGCCACACGTGGAGTCTGGCACTCTGCTAGGGCCATCACCCTAGAcaggctcttcctgcctctgtcccggGTGTCCATCCCACCTCGGGTCTCTATTACCATTGGAGTGGCCGGCATCGGCAAGACTACTCTAGTGAGGCATTTCATCCGTCGCTGGGCCAGAGGAAAAGTGGGCAAGAATTTCTCACTGGTTCTGCCCTTGACCTTTCGGGATCTTAATACCTATGAGAAGCTATCTGCAGACAAGCTCATCCACTCCATCTTCCCACACATTGGAGACAGTAATCTGGTGGTAACAGCCCAAGACAGAGTCCTCCTGGTCCTTGATGGCTTGGATGAGTGTAAGACACCCCTGGAATTCTCCAATACTGTCGCCTGCACAGACCCAAAGAAGGAGATCCAGGTAGACCACCTGATCACTAACATCATCCGAGGCAACCTCTTTCCAGAAATTTCTGTCTGGATCACCTCCCGTCCCAGTGCTGCTGGTCAGGTCCCTGGGGGCCTTGTGGACCGGATGACTGAGATTCGGGGCTTTACTGAGGAAGAGATCAAAGTGTGTCTGGAGCAGATATTTCCTGATGACCAGACCCTCTTAGGTCAGGTGTTGAGTCAAGTGAAGGCCAACAGGGCTCTGTATCTGATGTGCACTGTGCCAGCCTTTTGTAGGCTCATGGGGCTGGCCCTGGGTCACTTGTACCACAGCAAGCTAGCTGTCCCGGACTCAGAGCTGCCACTGCCTCAGACCCTGTGTGAGCTCTACTCTTGGTACTTTAGGATGGCCcttggtggggaggggcaggacaAGGGCAAAGTAAGTCCTAGGATTGAGCAGGTGGCCCAGGGAGCTCGCAAAATGGTGGGGACATTGGGCCGCCTGGCCTTCCATGGGCTGGTCAAGAAGAAATACGTGTTTTATGAGCAAGACATGAAGGCATTTGGTGTGGACCTCGCTTTGTTGCAGAGCGCGCTATGCAGCTGTCTCCTGCAACGGGAAGAGACTCTGGCCTCCTCGGCAGCTTATTGCTTCACTCATCTGTCTCTGCAAGAGTTTGTGGCAGCCACATATTACTACAGTGCATCCAAGAGAGCCATCTTTGACCTCTTCACCGAGAGTGGCATGTCTTGGCCCAGGCTGGGTTTCCTTGCGCATTTCAGGTGTGCAGCCCAACGGGCCACACAAGCTAAGGATGGGAGGCTGGATGTGTTCCTGCgtttcctctctggcctcctgtCTCCAAGGGTTAATACTCTGCTGGCCGGCTCCCTGCTGGCCCTAGGTGAGCACCAGAGCTACCGGGCCCAGGCGGCTGAGGCCCTACAAGGCTTGCTGTGTCCTGACTCTGCAGTCTGTGCACGAGCCATCAATGTCTTGTACTGCCTGCATGAGCTGCAGCACACAGAGCTGGCCTGCAGTGTGGAGGAGACCATGCAGAGTGGGACCTTGGCTGGGCTGACGGGCCCCTCGCATCGCACTGCTCTGGCCTACCTCCTGCAACTGTCTGATATCTGCTGCCGGGAGGCCAACTTGTCCCTGTGTCTCAGCCAGAGTGTCCTCCAGAGCCTGCTGCCCCAGCTGCTTTATTGCCGGAGCCTCAGGTGAGGATGGGGTCCATGCAGGGAGGAAGGGCAAAGGAGGAAGACTCAAAATGGTTCCTTGCTTCATCACCCCCTCCCCTGCAGTCTGCTGAGACTGCTCTAGCCAATGCCACAGCTGGGTGCAGAACCATCACGGAACTGATTTAGTTCTGGAGCCAGAGGTCTGAGGTCAAGGGCATGGGCAGTACTCCCTCTGAAACCTTGGCAGGAAGCCcttcctgcctctggagtgccCAAGGGCCAGCCATCTTTGGTGTCCCATTGCCTCCTGTGTCTGAGCACTGCTCCTGTGTCTCTGTCACAAACTCGCTTTCCCTATGAGCACACTATCGCGCTGGAGCCTAGGCCCACCCTATGTCAGTGTGATAGCCTCCTGGCTATTCCGTCTGCAATGAGCTCCCATCCATATGAGGCTGCATTCTGGAGACAGCAAGGTTAGAATTTCAACATGACAATACAAACCCAACTCATGAGACCCCCTGAGAATCAAGCACTGTGATTCatcactgtaatcccagcaataagAGTCTAAGGTAGGAAGATTgctgagtccaggacagcctgggctacatagcatgattttatatatgtacgtgtgtgtatgtacacacacacacacacacacacacacacacacacacacacacacacacagagccagtcAGTGTTGGCAGAAGCTACACTCTCAGCCATATTCTGAATTTAGCAAGCAAAGAGGAAAAGACGTAGGACATGGACCAATCAGGATCTGAGAGTGGTCTTGGCATCCTCAGAAGTAAAGCTAGCCAACAGTGTTGAACACAGGCACATGGTATCAGAACTGTTGTGACAACACTGTAAGATGCCACCTAGGAGGAAGGGCACAGCTCACAGGAACCACCTCAGTTACTCCCACAGGAAGTCTGAGCACTGTGAGTGCACCGAGTCTGGAGTTCCGAGCTGAAACAGCGGATCACAGTGGGAATGAGAGGTGGTGGAGGCCGCACCCTGCTCATAGGCTGTGGGACCACTCATTGTCATGGCTTCCCCTGGCCAGGCTGGACAACAACCAGTTCCAGGACCCTGTGATGGACTTGCTGGGCAGTGTGCTGAGTGGGAAGGACTGTCGCATTCAGAACATCAGGTAACCCAGACCTCCGTGTACCACCTGCTGCCTGGGCTAGGGGATCTCTTTCCTCTCCACTCAGCTAACCAGAGCACCCCAAGAACATGTATCTTTTCAGGGTGTGGCTCAGGATGCAATCTGATCTTCTACTCCTTTCAGAAAGTGCCAAAGGCTCAGCCACctgaggaaaagggaaaggagtGGATAAGGCGCAGACTGTCCTGGACCTGGGGATGTCTCCAGGGCTCATGTGCTACCCTGGTTCAGGCAGCATCGTCTCGGTGCTCTTCCCAATATCCACTCTCTAATAATATTCTGAGCACAGGATTATATCTCAAATAAAAAAGTTGAAACGTTTAATTtacaatttcaattttattttatttgcctgcatgtatatatgtgccatggcttgctttttgtttctacAGATGTCAGAAaacagtgtcagatcccctgaaatgggagttatggatggttgtgagccgccatgtgggtgctgggaatggaatccggGTCCTGTGCAAGAACCAGTGCTCTTGACAGCTGAGCCAAATcttagactcttttttttttttttttttggacacagcGTCTTGTGTAGtccaaactcactatatagataaGGTGATCCTGAACTTTGatcctcctgagggctgggattagagcAATGTGCCATTATTCCCAGTTTGTGACGtgttggggatggagcccagggtgcCATGTATGCTAGGAAAGCTTTTTGCCTACTGGAGCCACATCCTCAGTTCTATTCTCAAAGACTTAAGTTTAAATTTCTTTATCTGGGTATAACGTACATGCCTATgaccccagcactctagaggctgagacaggaggattgcctgggctacacatagtgagatcctatctccaatAACATCAAATCACATCGTTTATGTTGTAATTAGAGAAAAGTCTGTATGCTGATGTCAGTGCTTACGAAAGTTCTACACTTGATGTGGTAACCCTTGGGTTTATAGTGCGGTGATGTCAGGAAGAATTTCTAGACCTGTGGCGTCATTTTGGAGAAAAGGATTAGGAATGAGGTATAGGGATGGCTTTGCCTTGTTAGGGAAAGACAAACCCCTTTGAGAGAAAAATTACCTTGCAGCCTCTCATTGTCAGGATTCTGTCCTTCACAGGCATCTTTAGCCTTTTTAGCATGTGACAAAATTATCGATTTAGTTTTGCTTAAAATGGGGCTCAGAAATGATTCTGAAGGAAGCCAAACATCCCTTTTTTGGTCACAAGCACTTCCTCTCTGGTCCTTGGTGACACTTGTTTGCAATGTCCAAGTCATTCTGCCAAAACTACGTAAGGCTGTTTGTAAGATATTTATATGACATTATGTAAATTCTATGGCAACAAAAGTGGGCTAGTCTTCAAATATTTTGATGGTGGAAGGCAAGGAAACAGGTTTTCTGTAgtttagactggccttgaactcaagatccccAATATTCCAAGTTCTAtagttacaggtgtgtaccactacatctggctactattcaaatttatttatttgtgtatttacttatttatttatttttgaggcagggtattACTATGCAGtcccagctggcctagaactaatgtgtaacacaggctggcctctgacccacagagatctgcctgcccatttcccaagtgttgagattaaaggcgtgtaccactacatctggctcaaatttgtttgtttgtttgtttatgtatatgtatgtatgtatgtatgtatgtatgtttttggagacagggtttctctgtgtagctttgtgcctttcctggaactcactgtgtagtccgggctgacctcgaactcacagagatctgcctgcctctgcctcccgagtgctgggataaaaggtgtgcgccaccactgcccagctcaaattTATTTGTAGGCAACAGAACTCATGAAAAGCGGTGTGTCAATGAGAGCCCACTGAGGAGATCGGACAGAGGAGGGCTGTTAGTATTTAAAGAGCCGGCTCCACTTGGCTTCCTTCGTCTTCCTGTTGCCCCGGTACCAGGATCCCAAAGAGCTCTTGGAATGTCCTTGATTCTAACATTGCAGGGATTCTAATGGACAACTCCATCCTAGGGATGCTGCTTACAAAAGTAAAAAAACTCAAGCACCCCCCCTTCTGACAGTGGACAGAGGAAGCAACTCTGACCCATCAGCACGCTGCGGGAACCACCTTCTCAGGCACATAAAGATGAAACTTTCtaaaacttagttaattttgtggtaATTCTACCATTTGCTGTTTTGTACTAGAGAAAGGCTAGTTTGCACTAGTTTATGAGCTCTGTGGGTTTTCAGGAATTTCACAAGCTGAGGGTACTTGAAATTAGCCCTGGTCTGGGGCATTTGCACCATAGAAACCAGCACCAGTGTTTGGTAGTTCGCCTCTTCTTGAAAGTCACATGAACATTATGCCACTAGATGGGTCTATatggaagaatttttttaatatcagaaaatcgaatataaaaatgtactatatttattgtatttgtgctactgtatgtatgtgtacatgtgcatgtatgtacatacacacaccgcagcatgtatgtggaggtcagaggacagcttgttctCCCGTTCCATCACTtgggttgccaggcttggtggccagcacctttaccttctgagccaccttgctggctcATATGAAAGACTTCTACCATCCAAACTCTTGGCTGCACATTGTAAAGTAGCCATTATGTGGCATGCTGGGCAAATTTCCTTGGGGCCCTTTGTCAGGGCGAAGGTCATCAGGCCCACTCTGATTCTCCCTTCCCAGGCCCAGGGGTCTTCCCATTCCTGGCTTTCTGCTCCCCAGTCACTTGGTCCCCACTTACATCCTCGGGGGTGATGCTGGGGAAAACAGGACTAACTATGAGTCTAATCGAGGCGATGAGAGGCACAGACTTGAAAGAACCACTCTCCCCTTTCTTGGCAGCCTGACTGAGAACCAGATTGGTAACAAAGGAGCCAAAGCTCTGGCCAGATCCCTCCTGGTCAACAGAAGTCTCATCACACTAGAGTGAGTTGGACACCACAGGCCCCTGGAATGAAGAGAA
Above is a window of Onychomys torridus chromosome 8, mOncTor1.1, whole genome shotgun sequence DNA encoding:
- the Nlrc3 gene encoding LOW QUALITY PROTEIN: NLR family CARD domain-containing protein 3 (The sequence of the model RefSeq protein was modified relative to this genomic sequence to represent the inferred CDS: inserted 1 base in 1 codon), whose translation is MRKQELRTDGETCLAYSAGSPAEQVKALVDLLAGKGCRLLQAXNKMPDSPLGSQSNDSRIRRYCEALLSRVGNDPELGSPSQRLASLLLVEGLTDLQLREHDFTQVEATRGVWHSARAITLDRLFLPLSRVSIPPRVSITIGVAGIGKTTLVRHFIRRWARGKVGKNFSLVLPLTFRDLNTYEKLSADKLIHSIFPHIGDSNLVVTAQDRVLLVLDGLDECKTPLEFSNTVACTDPKKEIQVDHLITNIIRGNLFPEISVWITSRPSAAGQVPGGLVDRMTEIRGFTEEEIKVCLEQIFPDDQTLLGQVLSQVKANRALYLMCTVPAFCRLMGLALGHLYHSKLAVPDSELPLPQTLCELYSWYFRMALGGEGQDKGKVSPRIEQVAQGARKMVGTLGRLAFHGLVKKKYVFYEQDMKAFGVDLALLQSALCSCLLQREETLASSAAYCFTHLSLQEFVAATYYYSASKRAIFDLFTESGMSWPRLGFLAHFRCAAQRATQAKDGRLDVFLRFLSGLLSPRVNTLLAGSLLALGEHQSYRAQAAEALQGLLCPDSAVCARAINVLYCLHELQHTELACSVEETMQSGTLAGLTGPSHRTALAYLLQLSDICCREANLSLCLSQSVLQSLLPQLLYCRSLRLDNNQFQDPVMDLLGSVLSGKDCRIQNISLTENQIGNKGAKALARSLLVNRSLITLDLRSNSIGPQGAKALADALKINRTLTSLSLQSNVIKDGGVMCMAEALVSNQTISILQLQKNLIGPVGAQQMADALKQNRSLKELMFSSNTIGDGGAMALAEALKVNQGLENLDLQSNAISNTGVAVLMQALCVNRTLSNLSLRENSISSEGAQALAQTLCMNNTLKYLDLTANLLHDQGAQAIAVAVGENHSLTHLHLQWNFIQAGAARALGQALQLNRTLRTLDLQENAIGDEGASAVAGALKVNPTLTSLYLQVASIGTQGAQALGEALAVNRTLEILDLRGNDIGVPGAKALANALKLNSTLRRLNLQENSLGMDGVIYVAAALSENHGLHHINLQGNPIGESGARMISEAIRTNAPTCTVEM